A genomic region of Chlorobaculum parvum NCIB 8327 contains the following coding sequences:
- a CDS encoding CPBP family intramembrane glutamic endopeptidase, translating into MESVFGSDQSVQKARWQLLYSVAILMVVPALIYFDVIPYGWRIYMLLALGVIFSFLSYLRGYTLNELGFRKDNIRKAFLMQAPFLMLFLFVLSFAHRLGFVEREFLSKELFLVFYVFISAPFQEFVYRSYMFALLKRCGWENRFVFVLFMALPYVFVHIIYHNALTLIFTLIVGVFWSYSYIRQANLFAVSFSHAVIGCVALFLGVV; encoded by the coding sequence ATGGAGAGTGTATTCGGTAGTGATCAGTCTGTGCAGAAGGCCCGGTGGCAATTGTTGTATTCGGTGGCGATTCTGATGGTGGTTCCTGCCTTGATCTACTTCGATGTTATTCCTTACGGATGGCGCATTTATATGCTTCTTGCACTGGGCGTCATCTTTTCCTTCCTCTCGTATCTCCGTGGGTACACGCTGAATGAGCTTGGGTTCAGAAAGGACAATATTCGTAAAGCCTTTCTGATGCAGGCTCCGTTTCTGATGCTGTTTTTGTTCGTTCTCTCCTTTGCCCACAGGCTTGGTTTTGTCGAACGGGAATTCCTGTCGAAAGAGCTGTTTCTGGTGTTTTATGTGTTTATCTCCGCTCCTTTTCAGGAGTTTGTCTATCGCAGTTATATGTTCGCGCTGCTGAAGCGTTGCGGCTGGGAGAACCGGTTCGTGTTCGTCCTTTTCATGGCGCTTCCGTATGTGTTTGTCCACATCATCTATCACAATGCGTTGACCTTGATTTTTACCCTGATTGTCGGCGTGTTCTGGTCGTACAGCTACATCAGGCAGGCGAACCTTTTTGCCGTTTCATTTTCTCACGCCGTGATCGGGTGCGTTGCCCTCTTTTTGGGCGTTGTGTAA
- a CDS encoding zinc ribbon domain-containing protein YjdM produces the protein MSTLPNCPKCNSEYTYENGTLLVCPECAHEWSPAEAAGATEGERVWKDANGNVLHDGDTVTVIKDLKVKGASSPIKGGTKVKNIRLVVGDHDIDCKIDGFGAMQLKSEFVRKA, from the coding sequence ATGAGCACTCTGCCAAACTGCCCCAAATGCAATTCCGAATACACCTACGAGAACGGCACGTTGCTGGTATGCCCCGAGTGTGCCCATGAATGGAGCCCTGCCGAGGCTGCTGGCGCGACAGAAGGAGAGCGGGTCTGGAAGGATGCGAACGGCAATGTGCTGCACGATGGCGATACCGTGACGGTGATCAAGGATCTCAAGGTTAAAGGAGCCTCTTCGCCGATCAAGGGCGGCACGAAGGTCAAGAACATTCGCCTCGTAGTGGGTGATCACGACATCGACTGTAAAATCGACGGCTTCGGCGCGATGCAGTTGAAGTCGGAGTTCGTCCGCAAAGCCTAA
- a CDS encoding L-2-amino-thiazoline-4-carboxylic acid hydrolase, with the protein MENAHKELIESARKKFARYRELSQKLGESAAWETMLEGFPEVQKQRMGPLLARPTLAKAFREAIPQFESIGMEMDVVDISNKGIDAVLEIQRICPWLEVSKEYGFDTPCHVVCELDMEATRRAFPEMSGEILCRQALGCPVCIFKYERPATPESGTAT; encoded by the coding sequence ATGGAAAACGCCCACAAGGAACTTATCGAATCGGCGCGCAAAAAGTTCGCCCGCTACCGTGAACTGAGCCAGAAACTTGGAGAATCTGCCGCTTGGGAAACCATGCTCGAAGGGTTTCCGGAAGTGCAGAAACAGCGCATGGGCCCGCTCCTTGCCCGCCCCACCCTCGCCAAAGCGTTCCGCGAAGCCATTCCGCAGTTTGAAAGCATCGGAATGGAAATGGACGTGGTGGATATTTCAAACAAAGGCATCGATGCCGTGCTGGAAATCCAGCGCATCTGCCCGTGGCTGGAGGTGAGCAAGGAGTACGGATTCGACACTCCGTGCCATGTGGTCTGCGAGCTGGATATGGAGGCTACCCGACGAGCGTTCCCGGAAATGAGCGGCGAAATCCTTTGCCGCCAGGCACTCGGCTGCCCGGTCTGCATCTTCAAGTATGAGCGCCCGGCAACCCCCGAATCTGGCACTGCAACGTAA
- a CDS encoding BMP family lipoprotein, whose protein sequence is MAHRHFSPSLLRLSSFLLIFVSLLAGCSGKEKAASSNPDAYKVGLVFDVGGRGDKSFNDSAYNGLELAKQKLGIDFDYIEPQGEGADREAALRQMAADPDVKLVIGVGLLFTEDITAIAKDFPDKKFACIDYNPQPGTEIPSNLSGIVFEEKKGSFLAGALAALESQTGTIGFIGGMDSNIIRKFESGYAAGARYMKPDIKIITNFIGMTGSAFNDPAKGKELALGQYSRGADIIYQAAGASGLGVIEAARETGKLVICTDMALEWPAPDQMLTSINKAIDKAVLTTIDDAMNGRFQGGRQRMFGLDGRYTDYVWNSDTEKLIDPAVHERIEKIRQDILDGNISVTE, encoded by the coding sequence ATGGCGCATCGGCACTTTTCACCATCGCTCCTCAGGCTTTCGTCTTTCCTGCTCATTTTCGTTTCGCTTCTTGCCGGTTGTTCCGGTAAGGAAAAAGCGGCCAGCTCGAATCCGGACGCCTACAAGGTTGGGCTGGTGTTCGATGTCGGAGGTCGTGGCGACAAGTCGTTCAACGATTCTGCCTATAACGGACTCGAACTGGCCAAACAAAAGCTTGGCATCGATTTCGACTATATCGAGCCTCAGGGAGAGGGTGCAGACCGTGAGGCTGCATTGCGCCAGATGGCTGCCGATCCGGACGTAAAGCTCGTTATCGGTGTCGGCCTGCTCTTTACCGAAGATATTACGGCTATCGCCAAGGATTTTCCTGACAAGAAGTTCGCCTGTATCGATTACAATCCGCAGCCCGGAACCGAGATTCCGTCGAATCTTTCGGGGATTGTGTTCGAGGAGAAAAAGGGGTCGTTCCTGGCCGGGGCGCTTGCCGCACTTGAGTCCCAAACCGGTACGATCGGTTTTATCGGCGGCATGGATTCGAACATCATTCGCAAGTTCGAGAGTGGTTATGCAGCTGGTGCCCGCTATATGAAGCCGGACATCAAGATCATTACAAACTTCATCGGCATGACCGGCAGTGCGTTCAACGATCCGGCCAAAGGCAAAGAGCTGGCACTCGGTCAGTACAGCCGTGGCGCGGACATCATCTATCAGGCGGCTGGTGCAAGCGGTCTCGGCGTGATCGAAGCGGCCCGGGAGACTGGCAAGCTGGTGATCTGCACCGACATGGCACTTGAGTGGCCAGCGCCGGATCAGATGCTGACCAGCATCAACAAGGCGATCGACAAGGCGGTGCTGACCACGATTGACGATGCGATGAACGGCCGCTTCCAGGGAGGACGTCAGCGGATGTTCGGCCTTGACGGGCGCTACACCGATTACGTGTGGAACAGCGATA